A section of the Ovis canadensis isolate MfBH-ARS-UI-01 breed Bighorn chromosome 1, ARS-UI_OviCan_v2, whole genome shotgun sequence genome encodes:
- the CD84 gene encoding SLAM family member 5 isoform X8 encodes MSCCVQKFIVKKMAHHHLWILLFCLQTCRLGKPKITQSFVTSVNSTCNATLMCSVDKEEKNVTYSWSPRGEAGNVLQIFQTPDNQEETYTCTAWNPVSNNSDSISAQQLCTDITMSPHIHRTGLMSGLAVLSLLIIILSVVLFLLCKKEVLHLTISQKDGPDYYILNGLPNMFLGSAGCHGSRTWVQVCVSSFLNNFSKNPDASSKKTIYTYITVSRKTQAAESRIYDEIPQSKVLPTKEEPVNTIYSMMQYSDKMEKTSTQNSKPLGTSCYEIVI; translated from the exons GTCGTCTTGGGAAGCCAAAAATTACTCAGAGTTTCGTGACATCTGTGAACAGCACCTGTAATGCCACACTGATGTGCTCTgtggataaagaagaaaagaatgtgaCATACAGTTGGAGTCCACGAGGGGAAGCGGGCAATGTTCTTCAAATCTTCCAGACCCCTGACAACCAAGAGGAGACTTACACATGTACAGCATGGAATCCTGTCAGCAACAATTCTGACTCCATCTCTGCCCAGCAGCTCTGTACAG ACATCACAATGAGCCCCCATATTCACCGCACTGGACTGATGAGTGGGCTGGCTGTGCTTTCTCTGCTTATAATCATTCTTTCAGTGGTTTTGTTCCTTTTGTGCAAGAAAGAAG TGCTCCATCTTACCATCTCCCAGAAAGACGGCCCCGATTACTATATTCTGAATGGTCTTCCAAACATGTTTCTGGGATCAGCAGGATGCCATGGGTCCAGAACTTGGGTCCAAGTTTGCGTGA GTTCCTTCTTGAACAACTTCAGTAAGAACCCTG ATGCTTCCTCAAAGAAAACAATATACACATACATCACAGTTTCAAGAAAAACCCAGGCAGCAGAGTCCAGGATCTATGATGAGATCCCCCAGTCCAAG GTGCTCCCCACCAAGGAGGAGCCAGTGAACACAATTTACTCCATGATGCAGTACTCTGATAAG ATGGAGAAAACCAGCACTCAGAACAGCAAACCGCTTGGGACTTCATGCTATGAAATTGTGATCTAG